The following are from one region of the Mustela lutreola isolate mMusLut2 chromosome 7, mMusLut2.pri, whole genome shotgun sequence genome:
- the ZBTB1 gene encoding zinc finger and BTB domain-containing protein 1 isoform X1, giving the protein MAKPSHSSYVLQQLNNQREWGFLCDCCIAIDDIYFQAHKAVLAACSSYFRMFFMNHQHSTAQLNLSNMKISAECFDLILQFMYLGKIMTAPSSFEQFKVAMNYLQLYNVPDCLEDIQDADCSSSKCSSSASSKQNSKMIFGVRMYEDTVARNGSEANRWCAEPSSTVNTPHNREPDDESLQLGSFPEPLFDVCKKSSVSKLSTPKERVSRRFGRSFTCDSCGFGFSCEKLLDEHVLTCTNRHSYQNTRSYHRIVDIRDGKDGTIKAEFGEKESSKAFSTQTDKYRGDTSQAADDSTSTTGSRKSSTVESELAGEEKSRAAERKRIIIKMEPEDIPTDELKDFNIIKVTDKDCNESTDNDELEDEPEEPFYRYYVEEDIGIKKSGRKSLKPRMSIAADERGGLESLRPPNNSSPVQEDPENASCELCGLTITEEDLSSHYLAKHIENICACGKCGQILVKGRQLQEHAQRCGEPQDLTMNGLGNAEEKMDMEENPDEQSEIRDMFVEMLDDFRDNHFQINSMQKKQLFKHSACPFRCPNCGQRFETENLVMEHMSSCLDQDVFKSAIMEENERDHRRKHFCNLCGKGFYQRCHLREHYTVHTKEKQFVCQTCGKQFLRERQLRLHNDMHKGMARYVCSICDQGNFRKHDHVRHMISHLSAGETICQVCFQIFPNNEQLEQHMDVHLYTCGICGAKFNLRKDMRSHYNAKHLKRT; this is encoded by the coding sequence ATGGCAAAGCCCAGCCACAGCAGCTACGTCCTCCAGCAGCTAAACAACCAGAGGGAGTGGGGTTTTCTCTGTGACTGCTGCATTGCCATCGACGACATTTACTTCCAAGCGCACAAAGCCGTTCTGGCTGCCTGTAGCTCctattttagaatgtttttcatGAACCATCAGCACAGTACCGCACAACTGAATCTCAGCAACATGAAAATTAGTGCCGAGTGTTTTGATCTCATTTTGCAGTTTATGTACTTGGGAAAAATTATGACGGCTCCCTCCAGTTTTGAGCAGTTTAAGGTGGCAATGAACTACCTGCAGCTGTACAACGTTCCTGACTGCTTAGAAGACATACAGGATGCAGACTGTTCGAGCTCAAAGTGTTCATCCTCTGCTTCCAGCAAACAGAACAGCAAAATGATATTTGGGGTGAGGATGTATGAAGACACAGTGGCTAGAAATGGCAGTGAGGCCAACCGGTGGTGTGCAGAGCCAAGTTCAACAGTAAATACTCCACacaacagagagcccgatgacgAGTCTTTACAGCTAGGCAGTTTTCCCGAACCACTGTTTGATGTATGTAAGAAAAGTTCTGTGTCCAAATTATCAACTCCAAAGGAACGTGTGTCACGGCGCTTTGGACGGAGCTTCACCTGTGATAGTTGTGGGTTTGGCTTTAGCTGTGAAAAATTGTTAGATGAGCATGTGCTGACCTGTACTAATAGACATTCATACCAGAACACAAGGTCCTATCACAGAATAGTCGACATTAGGGATGGAAAAGATGGCACTATCAAAGCCGAATTTGGCGAAAAGGAGTCTTCCAAAGCATTTTCCACACAGACAGACAAGTACAGAGGAGACACCAGCCAGGCTGCTGATGATTCAACTTCAACTACCGGAAGCCGAAAAAGTAGCACAGTGGAGTCTGAGCTAGCCGGCGAGGAAAAAAGCAGAGCTGCTGAGAGGAAAAGAATCATCATCAAGATGGAGCCCGAAGATATTCCCACAGATGAACTGAAAGACTTTAACATTATTAAAGTGACTGACAAAGACTGTAATGAGTCCACCGACAACGACGAATTAGAAGATGAGCCCGAAGAGCCCTTTTATAGATACTACGTTGAAGAGGATATCGGTATTAAGAAAAGCGGTAGGAAATCTCTCAAACCGCGGATGTCGATAGCTGCTGATGAAAGAGGTGGTTTAGAAAGTCTGAGGCCCCCTAACAACAGCAGTCCGGTACAAGAGGATCCCGAAAACGCGTCCTGTGAGCTCTGCGGACTCACAATAACAGAGGAGGACCTGTCGTCTCATTACTTAGCCAAACACATTGAAAACATCTGTGCGTGTGGCAAGTGCGGACAGATCCTCGTTAAGGGGAGGCAGCTTCAGGAACATGCTCAGAGATGTGGGGAACCCCAGGATCTGACAATGAACGGGCTGGGCAACGCGGAGGAGAAGATGGACATGGAAGAGAATCCCGACGAGCAGTCGGAAATAAGAGATATGTTTGTGGAAATGTTGGATGATTTTAGGGACAACCATTTCCAGATAAACAGTATGCAAAAAAAGCAGTTGTTCAAACACTCCGCCTGTCCTTTTCGATGTCCTAATTGTGGCCAACGTTTTGAGACCGAAAATCTAGTGATGGAACATATGTCTAGCTGCCTAGACCAGGATGTGTTTAAGAGTGCCATCATGGAAGAGAACGAAAGAGATCACAGGCGAAAGCATTTTTGTAATCTGTGTGGAAAAGGATTTTATCAGCGGTGTCACTTAAGAGAACACTATACTGTTCATACTAAGGAAAAACAGTTTGTGTGTCAGACATGTGGAAAGCAGTTTTTAAGAGAGCGTCAGTTGCGACTGCACAATGATATGCACAAAGGCATGGCCAGGTATGTCTGTTCCATTTGTGATCAAGGAAACTTCAGAAAACATGACCATGTACGGCATATGATTTCTCATTTATCTGCTGGTGAGACGATATGCCAGGTCTGCTTTCAGATATTCCCAAATAATGAACAGTTGGAACAGCACATGGATGTTCATCTGTATACATGTGGAATATGTGGAGCAAAGTTTAATTTGAGGAAAGATATGAGATCACATTATAATGCCAAGCATTTGAAAAGAACATAA
- the ZBTB1 gene encoding zinc finger and BTB domain-containing protein 1 isoform X2 encodes MAKPSHSSYVLQQLNNQREWGFLCDCCIAIDDIYFQAHKAVLAACSSYFRMFFMNHQHSTAQLNLSNMKISAECFDLILQFMYLGKIMTAPSSFEQFKVAMNYLQLYNVPDCLEDIQDADCSSSKCSSSASSKQNSKMIFGVRMYEDTVARNGSEANRWCAEPSSTVNTPHNREPDDESLQLGSFPEPLFDVCKKSSVSKLSTPKERVSRRFGRSFTCDSCGFGFSCEKLLDEHVLTCTNRHSYQNTRSYHRIVDIRDGKDGTIKAEFGEKESSKAFSTQTDKYRGDTSQAADDSTSTTGSRKSSTVESELAGEEKSRAAERKRIIIKMEPEDIPTDELKDFNIIKVTDKDCNESTDNDELEDEPEEPFYRYYVEEDIGIKKSGRKSLKPRMSIAADERGGLESLRPPNNSSPVQEDPENASCELCGLTITEEDLSSHYLAKHIENICACGKCGQILVKGRQLQEHAQRCGEPQDLTMNGLGNAEEKMDMEENPDEQSEIRDMFVEMLDDFRDNHFQINSMQKKQLFKHSACPFRCPNCGQRFETENLVMEHMSSCLDQDVFKSAIMEENERDHRRKHFCNLCGKGFYQRCHLREHYTVHTKEKQFVCQTCGKQFLRERQLRLHNDMHKGMASGEIGPSKPLEK; translated from the exons ATGGCAAAGCCCAGCCACAGCAGCTACGTCCTCCAGCAGCTAAACAACCAGAGGGAGTGGGGTTTTCTCTGTGACTGCTGCATTGCCATCGACGACATTTACTTCCAAGCGCACAAAGCCGTTCTGGCTGCCTGTAGCTCctattttagaatgtttttcatGAACCATCAGCACAGTACCGCACAACTGAATCTCAGCAACATGAAAATTAGTGCCGAGTGTTTTGATCTCATTTTGCAGTTTATGTACTTGGGAAAAATTATGACGGCTCCCTCCAGTTTTGAGCAGTTTAAGGTGGCAATGAACTACCTGCAGCTGTACAACGTTCCTGACTGCTTAGAAGACATACAGGATGCAGACTGTTCGAGCTCAAAGTGTTCATCCTCTGCTTCCAGCAAACAGAACAGCAAAATGATATTTGGGGTGAGGATGTATGAAGACACAGTGGCTAGAAATGGCAGTGAGGCCAACCGGTGGTGTGCAGAGCCAAGTTCAACAGTAAATACTCCACacaacagagagcccgatgacgAGTCTTTACAGCTAGGCAGTTTTCCCGAACCACTGTTTGATGTATGTAAGAAAAGTTCTGTGTCCAAATTATCAACTCCAAAGGAACGTGTGTCACGGCGCTTTGGACGGAGCTTCACCTGTGATAGTTGTGGGTTTGGCTTTAGCTGTGAAAAATTGTTAGATGAGCATGTGCTGACCTGTACTAATAGACATTCATACCAGAACACAAGGTCCTATCACAGAATAGTCGACATTAGGGATGGAAAAGATGGCACTATCAAAGCCGAATTTGGCGAAAAGGAGTCTTCCAAAGCATTTTCCACACAGACAGACAAGTACAGAGGAGACACCAGCCAGGCTGCTGATGATTCAACTTCAACTACCGGAAGCCGAAAAAGTAGCACAGTGGAGTCTGAGCTAGCCGGCGAGGAAAAAAGCAGAGCTGCTGAGAGGAAAAGAATCATCATCAAGATGGAGCCCGAAGATATTCCCACAGATGAACTGAAAGACTTTAACATTATTAAAGTGACTGACAAAGACTGTAATGAGTCCACCGACAACGACGAATTAGAAGATGAGCCCGAAGAGCCCTTTTATAGATACTACGTTGAAGAGGATATCGGTATTAAGAAAAGCGGTAGGAAATCTCTCAAACCGCGGATGTCGATAGCTGCTGATGAAAGAGGTGGTTTAGAAAGTCTGAGGCCCCCTAACAACAGCAGTCCGGTACAAGAGGATCCCGAAAACGCGTCCTGTGAGCTCTGCGGACTCACAATAACAGAGGAGGACCTGTCGTCTCATTACTTAGCCAAACACATTGAAAACATCTGTGCGTGTGGCAAGTGCGGACAGATCCTCGTTAAGGGGAGGCAGCTTCAGGAACATGCTCAGAGATGTGGGGAACCCCAGGATCTGACAATGAACGGGCTGGGCAACGCGGAGGAGAAGATGGACATGGAAGAGAATCCCGACGAGCAGTCGGAAATAAGAGATATGTTTGTGGAAATGTTGGATGATTTTAGGGACAACCATTTCCAGATAAACAGTATGCAAAAAAAGCAGTTGTTCAAACACTCCGCCTGTCCTTTTCGATGTCCTAATTGTGGCCAACGTTTTGAGACCGAAAATCTAGTGATGGAACATATGTCTAGCTGCCTAGACCAGGATGTGTTTAAGAGTGCCATCATGGAAGAGAACGAAAGAGATCACAGGCGAAAGCATTTTTGTAATCTGTGTGGAAAAGGATTTTATCAGCGGTGTCACTTAAGAGAACACTATACTGTTCATACTAAGGAAAAACAGTTTGTGTGTCAGACATGTGGAAAGCAGTTTTTAAGAGAGCGTCAGTTGCGACTGCACAATGATATGCACAAAGGCATGGCCAG TGGTGAAATAGGGCCTTCTAAACCTCTGGAGAAGTGA